The genomic interval AGCAGCGGGATGGCGAGCGCCGTGCCAAGCTGCACGAGTGCGTATACCTTATCTATAAAGAAGAAATACACGAGCGCGTACACGGCCGACCACACCATGAGCCAGCCCATCTGCTTTCGGAAGTCCCCGCGCGCCTGCCCCATGAACAAGATCGCCATCGCGGCCACGCAGCTCCAGTCCGACGGGAAGGTGATGGCGCAGATCACAAACGTCAGCGCGATCTTGACCCAGTCTTTCAGCCGCGCGTCGTCGTGGATGACGAGCAGCACCAGCCCCCACGCGAGCGACCACACGACGCCCGTCTGATTGAACGGCCCGGTGGACAGCGGCACAAACGGGATGCCGAAGCAGAAATCATACGCAAAGTGCGAGATGAGCGCGAGCGCGAACAGGCGCGCGGCGTACTTTTTCACATCGTGCGTGTAGTGGTAGCCCTCGACGATGAAAAACCACATGATCGGCGCCGTCACGCGGCCGAGCACATGGCACACGAGCACCCACCAGTCGGTGGCGTAGCCGGGCCAGAGCGTCCACGTGAGGTGGTCGAGCGTCATGGCGAGGATGGCGATGCCCTTGAGCGCGTTGCCGCTCAGGGCCGGTCTGCGGGTCTGGAGCATGGGGGCACCTCCGGAAAAATGGGGTTATGCCTCCCGCACCGGGAAACACACCTCGGTCACAAATTCGTCAGGGTTTTGCGTCTCGTGCGGGCTGACGTGGTAGATGTTGAACATCGGCCCCGCGCTCTCGTAGCCGTTGGCCGCGACCCACGCCGCGACGGCTGCGATCACGTCGCTGATCTGCGCGTAGCTGCCGCGGTACACGCAGCCGGCATACGTGACGGGCGGCAGCGTCCGGAACCTGACGTGCTCCGTGTCGGGGTAGCGGCCGCGGACGGTCTTGCTCGCCTCGATGAGCACGTCGCGCTCCTTATATTCCTCGTCGAGGAACGTCACGCTGCAATAGCACGGGTCGTCGGGCACGAGGTGCATGTGGTCGGTCTCGCGGCACAGCACGTCCCACACCGTGCCCTCGGCGTCGTAGCAGGGGATGGTCATGCGCACGCACGCGGCGTAACGCTCGGGCAGTGTCCTGATGGTCACATTGTAGTTCATGTCTGCTTCCTTTCTCAGCCGCTCACGGGCTGTGTCCAGAAGCCGCAGTTTCTGCGCCGTGTCGGCGGCGAGCGCCTCCAGCCGGGTGCGCTGCGCGGCCAGGCGCGCATCGAGCGCCGCGCGGTCGTCGTACAGGCGCAGCAGCTCGCGCGTCTCGCTCAGGCCGAAGCCGAGCGCGCGCAGCGCGGCGATGCGTCCGGCGGTGATGAGCTGCCGCTCGCTGTAGTAGCGGTAGCCGGTCATGGAATCGACCTCCGACGGGGCGAGCAGCCCCACCTCATCATAGTGGCGCAGCATACGAACGCTGACTCTGGACAGTTTTGAAAATTCACCGATTTTCAGCATGGCGGTACCTCCGTGCCGGTCGTATTTTTTTGAGCTCACGCACAGCATAAGCCCTCTCACCGTGTCAGAGTCAAGGGGGTATTTTCTCTTTTTCAGCATAGCAAATCCGCGCCGCCGCGTCAATGCCCGCGGGCGGCCCAGCGTGTCAAAAAAGCCTCGCAGAGTTTGCCGCCCGCAGGCGGCAAAGCATTGCAATCATTTTCTCTCGCGACATGTGCGTGAGAGAAAATACTTCTCTGGCTGCAAGTGTGGACTTTGTGCGCCCCCGGCGTACAAAGTCTGCGCGCAGCAGCCTGCAGGCCTTTTGTCGGGAAAGCCCTCCGGGTTTTCCCGACAAGCAAAACCGCCCGCGGCAGCCAGAGCTGCCGCGGGCGGAACTGTCCGGAGGCGTGTTCAGTTCTCGTCGGTCCCGGCCGTCTCGCCGAGGCCCGCATCGTCCTCCCCGAGGATGCCGAGGTTGCCGATGGCGTGGCGGCAGAGCGCCGTGTACGTCTGCTCGCTGATGTCATGCTCCATCTTGCAGGCGTCCTCCTCGGCGGTCTTGGCGTCGACGCCGAGCTCCATGAGAAACTTCGTGAGCGTGTGGTGCCGGTCGAGCATGCGCGCGGCAATGTCCATGCCGCTCGGCGTGAGCGTGATGAGCCCGTCGCGGTCCATCGTGATGTAGCCGTTTTCGCGCAGGCGCTTGGTCGTGTAGGTCACGCTCGGCTTCGTCACGCCGAGCTGCTCCGCGATGTCGATCGAGCGGATGTAACCGTGTTTCTGCTGCATCATCAGCATTGCTTCCAGATAGTCTTCCGCAGCTCTCAAGATCTGCATAGCGGATTCCACCAACCTTTTCGTAAAATTGCTTCTAGGTTAGCACACCTTAACCAAAAATGCAAGCAATGCAAAAATTTTTACAAATACCCCTTGACACGCGATGTTAGATAGATTAAACTTTAGCAAGGTTAGGGAAGTTTAACTCATGTTAAACAAATATAACCGTTCTTTTTTCATCCAAGGTTAGCACGCTCTAACCGTTACCAGTGGAGGGATATCTATGATGCCGCTGAATCTCGCCAATGTCGGCGAGGAGACACTGATTCTGAAAGTCGGCGGAAACCCGGAGACCAGAAAGCACTTGGAAGATCTGGGTTTCGTCCCCGGTGGGACGGCCACGGTCGTATCGGCGATCGGCGGGAATCTGATCGTGAAGGTCAAAGAATCCCGCGTTGCCATCAGCGATGAAATGGCACGCAAAATCATGATTTAAGGGAGGAAGCACGATGAAAACGCTGCGAGAAGCCAAGATCGGCGAAACGGTCAAGGTGGTGAAGCTGCATGGTGAAGGCGCCATCAAGCGCCGCATCATGGACATGGGCATCACGAAGGGCACCGAAGTGTATGTGCGCAAGGTCGCACCGCTCGGCGATCCGGTGGAAGTCACGGTCCGCGGCTATGAGCTGAGTCTGCGCAAGGCCGATGCCGAGATGATCGAGATCCAGGCATAATCATCCGTAAGCAAAATTTATTACATAAGGTAGGATCCCCCATCAACAGAGGAGAATATCGCAAAGGAGCATCCGAATGGAAAAGCAAATCAAGATTGCCTTAGCCGGCAACCCGAACTGCGGCAAAACGACGCTGTTCAATGCGCTGACCGGCTCCAATCAGTTTGTGGGCAACTGGCCGGGCGTCACGGTCGAGAAAAAGGAAGGCCGCCTGAAAAAGCATGACGACGTTGTCATCATGGACCTTCCCGGCATCTACTCGCTCAGCCCGTACACGCTCGAAGAGGTCGTCGCCCGCAACTATCTGATCGACGAGCGTCCGGACGCCATCCTCAACATCGTGGACGGCACGAACCTCGAGCGCAACCTGTACCTGACCACGCAGCTGACCGAACTGGGCATCCCGGTGGTCATGGCCGTGAACATGATGGACATCGTGCGCAAGAGCGGCGACCAGATCAACATCAGCCAGCTGTCGCAGCAGCTCGGCTGCAAGGTCGTGGAGATCTCGGCCCTGAAGGGTGACGGCGTCATGGACGCGGCAGAAGCCGCCATCGAGGCCGCCAAGTCCACCAAGACCGTGCCGATGCACACGTTCTCCGGCCCGGTCGAGCACGCGATCGCCCACATCGAAGAGGCGGCCGTGCACAAGATGCCGGAAGAGCAGCAGCGCTGGTACGCCATCAAGATCTTTGAGCGCGACGACAAGGTGCTCGCCAAGCTCCACATCCCCGAGGATGTGCACCAGCACATCGAGGCAGACATCAAGGCCGCCGAGGAAGAGCTCGACGACGATGCCGAGTCCATCATCACCAACGAGCGCTACGTCTACATCGCGGAAGTCATCCGCGCCTGCTACCGCAAGAAATCCAAGGCCACGCAGTCCACGTCCGATAAGATCGACCGCATCGTCACCAACCGCTGGCTGGGCCTGCCGATCTTCGCCGTGGTCATGTTCCTGGTCTACTGGGTCGCCATGGTCGCCGTCGGCGCGCCCGCGACCGACTGGGCCAATGACGGCGTGTTCGGCGACGGCTGGCACCTGCTGGGCATCGGCTCGAGCGCTTATAACGACGCCAACGACGAATACACCGCCGCGACCGAAGCGGTCGACGCGTTCCTGGGTCTCGACACCGAAGCCGAAGACTTCGACGCCGACGCCACCCTCGCGGAAATGAAAGCCTTCCAGCCCACCTCCGACACCGCGACCACCATGGTCGAGGATGAGGAGACCCTGGCTGAGAATGAAATGACCGCCTACTACGACAACATCCCCGATGACGCCGACGAGGACAGCACCGTGAGCATGACGTATGTCGATGCGGTCGCCTACCTCGAAGCCAACGGCTTTGACGCGCCCGATCCGGCCGACTACGGCGTCTGGGTTCCGGGCATTCCGGTCCTGATCGGCAACGGTCTGGAGAAGGCGGGCTGCGCCGACTGGCTGCAGGGCCTGATCCTCGACGGCATTGTCGCCGGTGTCGGCGCGGTGCTCGGCTTCGTGCCGCAGATGCTCGTCCTGTTTTTGATGCTGGCCTTCCTCGAGGCCTGCGGCTACATGTCCCGTATCGCCTTCGTGCTCGACCGTATCTTCCGCAAGTTCGGCCTGAGCGGCAAGTCCTTCATCCCGATGCTCATCGGCGTCGGCTGCGGCGTGCCGGGCGTTATGGCCTCCCGTACCATTGAAAACGAGCGTGATCGCCGCATGACGATCATGACCACCACCTTTATCCCCTGCGGCGCGAAAGTGCCCTTCATCGGCATGATCGCCGGCGCTCTGTTCGGCGGCAGCGCCTGGGTCTCCACCTCCGCGTACTTCATCGGCATGGCCGCGATCATCGTCTCCGGCATCATGCTCAAGAAGACGAAGATGTTCGCCGGCGATCCGGCTCCGTTCGTCATGGAGCTGCCGGCCTACCACTGGCCGACGCTGGGCAACGTCCTCCGCTCCATGTGGGAGCGCGGCTGGTCCTTCATCAAGAAGGCCGGCACGATCATCCTGCTGTCCACGATCCTCGTCTGGTTCACCACGTACTTCGGCACGGTCGACGGCACGTTCCGTATGCTGTCCGAGGACGAGATCGACTACTCCATCCTCGCTGCCATCGGCGGCGTCGTCGCCTGGATCTTCAAGCCCCTCGGCTGGGGCAACTGGCAG from Clostridiales bacterium carries:
- the feoB gene encoding ferrous iron transport protein B, whose amino-acid sequence is MEKQIKIALAGNPNCGKTTLFNALTGSNQFVGNWPGVTVEKKEGRLKKHDDVVIMDLPGIYSLSPYTLEEVVARNYLIDERPDAILNIVDGTNLERNLYLTTQLTELGIPVVMAVNMMDIVRKSGDQINISQLSQQLGCKVVEISALKGDGVMDAAEAAIEAAKSTKTVPMHTFSGPVEHAIAHIEEAAVHKMPEEQQRWYAIKIFERDDKVLAKLHIPEDVHQHIEADIKAAEEELDDDAESIITNERYVYIAEVIRACYRKKSKATQSTSDKIDRIVTNRWLGLPIFAVVMFLVYWVAMVAVGAPATDWANDGVFGDGWHLLGIGSSAYNDANDEYTAATEAVDAFLGLDTEAEDFDADATLAEMKAFQPTSDTATTMVEDEETLAENEMTAYYDNIPDDADEDSTVSMTYVDAVAYLEANGFDAPDPADYGVWVPGIPVLIGNGLEKAGCADWLQGLILDGIVAGVGAVLGFVPQMLVLFLMLAFLEACGYMSRIAFVLDRIFRKFGLSGKSFIPMLIGVGCGVPGVMASRTIENERDRRMTIMTTTFIPCGAKVPFIGMIAGALFGGSAWVSTSAYFIGMAAIIVSGIMLKKTKMFAGDPAPFVMELPAYHWPTLGNVLRSMWERGWSFIKKAGTIILLSTILVWFTTYFGTVDGTFRMLSEDEIDYSILAAIGGVVAWIFKPLGWGNWQAAVASITGLVAKENIVGTLGILYGGGDGSVYQNIAAAFNGISGYSFLVFNLLCAPCFAAIGAIKREMNSQKWTWFAIGYQCGFAYLCGLMIYQFGCAFTGNLNVIGLICAILALAGIIYMLVRPYKEATTLKA
- a CDS encoding ferrous iron transport protein A yields the protein MMPLNLANVGEETLILKVGGNPETRKHLEDLGFVPGGTATVVSAIGGNLIVKVKESRVAISDEMARKIMI
- a CDS encoding metal-dependent transcriptional regulator, with protein sequence MQILRAAEDYLEAMLMMQQKHGYIRSIDIAEQLGVTKPSVTYTTKRLRENGYITMDRDGLITLTPSGMDIAARMLDRHHTLTKFLMELGVDAKTAEEDACKMEHDISEQTYTALCRHAIGNLGILGEDDAGLGETAGTDEN
- a CDS encoding conjugal transfer protein TraX, with product MLQTRRPALSGNALKGIAILAMTLDHLTWTLWPGYATDWWVLVCHVLGRVTAPIMWFFIVEGYHYTHDVKKYAARLFALALISHFAYDFCFGIPFVPLSTGPFNQTGVVWSLAWGLVLLVIHDDARLKDWVKIALTFVICAITFPSDWSCVAAMAILFMGQARGDFRKQMGWLMVWSAVYALVYFFFIDKVYALVQLGTALAIPLLRCYDGTRGKWRGMGWLFYVYYPAHLALIGVLRVLLWGAGASTAAGSF
- a CDS encoding MerR family transcriptional regulator; the encoded protein is MLKIGEFSKLSRVSVRMLRHYDEVGLLAPSEVDSMTGYRYYSERQLITAGRIAALRALGFGLSETRELLRLYDDRAALDARLAAQRTRLEALAADTAQKLRLLDTARERLRKEADMNYNVTIRTLPERYAACVRMTIPCYDAEGTVWDVLCRETDHMHLVPDDPCYCSVTFLDEEYKERDVLIEASKTVRGRYPDTEHVRFRTLPPVTYAGCVYRGSYAQISDVIAAVAAWVAANGYESAGPMFNIYHVSPHETQNPDEFVTEVCFPVREA
- a CDS encoding ferrous iron transport protein A; this encodes MKTLREAKIGETVKVVKLHGEGAIKRRIMDMGITKGTEVYVRKVAPLGDPVEVTVRGYELSLRKADAEMIEIQA